The Lagopus muta isolate bLagMut1 chromosome 8, bLagMut1 primary, whole genome shotgun sequence genome contains a region encoding:
- the TRPM8 gene encoding transient receptor potential cation channel subfamily M member 8 isoform X6, with protein MKYIGEVVRDNTISLSSEENVVAIGIAAWGMISNRESLIRSGDNEGYNLAHYIMDDLKRDPLYCLDNNHTHLLLVDNGTHGHPTIETEVRTQLEKYISERVIPESNYGGKIPIVCFAQGGGKETLKSIHVAIKSKIPCVVVEGSGRIADVIASLMEAEDTLTSSCVKESLLRHLPRTISRLSEEETESWIKWIKEVLENPHLLTVIKTEEAGDEIVSNAISFALYKAFSTNEHNRDNWDGQLKLLLEWNQLDLASDEIFTNDRNWESADLQDVMFTALVKDRPKFVRLFLENGLNLRKFLTTEVLRELYTNNFSSLVFKNLQIAKNSYNDALLTFVWKMVEDFRRGLKRDDKNNKHELEIHLSTECPITRHPLQALFIWSVLQNKKELSKVIWEQTRGCTLAALGASKLLKSMAKVKNDINAAGESEELANEYETRAVELFTECYSNDENLAEQLLTYSCEAWGGSNCLELAVEAKDQQFIAQPGVQNFLSKQWYGEISRDTKNWKIILCLFFFPLIGCGFISFRKKPVEKSKKLFLYYVSFFTSPFVVFSWNVIFYIVFLLLFAYVLLMDFQKEPTILEIILYVLVFILLCDEVRQWYMNGSKYLSDLWNVMDTLAIFYFVAGIVLRLHSSDESCWYSGRVIFCLDYIVFTLRLIHIFTVSRNLGPKIIMLQRMMIDVFFFLFLFAVWMVAFGVARQGILRKNEHRWEWIFRSVIYEPYLAMFGQYPDDVDGTTYNFDRCTFSGNESKPLCVELDANNQPRFPEWITIPLVCIYMLSTNILLVNLLVAMFGYTVGSVQENNDQVWKFQRYFLVQEYCSRLTIPFPFVIFAYIFMVMRKCFKCCCKNESKEPSICCSKNEDNEILSWEAVMKENYLVKINTKASDTSEEMVHRFRQLDAKLSDLKGLLKEISSKIK; from the exons ATGAAGTACATTGGGGAAGTGGTCAGAGATAACACCATCAGTCTGAGCTCCGAGGAGAATGTGGTGGCTATTGGCATAGCAGCCTGGGGCATGATTTCCAACCGAGAAAGCCTGATTCGCAGTGGTGATAATGAG GGGTACAACTTGGCTCATTACATAATGGATGATCTCAAGAGAGATCCCCTCTATTGCCTGGATAATAATCACACCCATCTCTTACTGGTTGACAATGGCACCCATGGGCACCCAACGATAGAGACAGAAGTACGAACTCAGTTAGAAAAGTACATTTCGGAGCGAGTTATCCCAG aatcaaatTACGGTGGGAAGATTCCAATTGTATGTTTTGCTcaaggaggagggaaagagaCTTTGAAA TCTATCCATGTGGCCATCAAAAGTAAAATTCCCTGCGTTGTTGTGGAAGGCTCTGGACGGATAGCTGATGTTATAGCTAGCTTGATGGAAGCAGAAGACACTCTTACTTCCTCATGTGTCAAGGAGAGCTTGCTGAGGCACCTGCCTCGCACCATTTCAAGGCTCTCAGAAGAGGAGACTGAAAGCTGGATCAAATGG ATCAAAGAAGTCCTTGAGAACCCTCATTTACTGACAgttatcaaaacagaagaagCTGGAGATGAAATTGTGAGCAATGCCATTTCTTTTGCTCTGTACAAAG CTTTCAGCACCAATGAACATAACAGAGATAACTGGGATGGgcagctgaagctgctgctggagtgGAACCAGTTGGACCTGGCCAGTGATGAGATCTTCACCAATGACCGAAACTGGGAG TCTGCTGACCTGCAGGATGTCATGTTCACAGCCCTAGTGAAAGACAGGCCCAAATTTGTTCGTCTCTTTCTGGAAAATGGTCTGAATCTGAGGAAATTCCTTACCACAGAGGTCCTTAGAGAGCTGTACACCAACAACTTCAGCAGCTTGGTGTTCAAGAACCTGCAAATCGCCAAGAACTCCTATAATGATGCACTCCTCACGTTTGTGTGGAAGATGGTTGAAGACTTTCGGAGAGGTCTCAAAAGAGATGATAAAAATAACAAGCATGAGCTGGAGATACATCTTTCA actgAGTGTCCTATCACAAGACATCCATTGCAAGCTCTGTTTATCTGGTCTGTTCTTCAGAATAAGAAAGAGTTATCCAAAGTCATCTGGGAACAA ACCAGAGGTTGTACTTTGGCAGCTCTTGGGGCCAGCAAGCTCCTGAAAAGCATGGCGAAGGTGAAGAATGATATAAATGCTGCTGGTGAGTCTGAGGAACTTGCTAATGAGTATGAGACAAGAGCAGTAG AGCTGTTCACCGAGTGCTACAGCAATGATGAAAACCtagctgagcagctgctgaccTATTCCTGTGAAGCCTGGGGAGGGAGCAATTGCCTGGAACTAGCAGTGGAAGCAAAAGACCAGCAATTCATTGCACAGCCAGGGGTGCAG AATTTCCTTTCCAAGCAGTGGTATGGAGAGATTTCAAGAGATACTAAGAATTGGAAGATTATACTGTGTctattctttttccctttaataGGCTGTGGTTTCATTTCATTCAG GAAAAAACCTGTGGAGAAGAGTAAGAAACTCTTCTTGTATTACGTGTCGTTCTTCACCTCGCCCTTTGTAGTCTTCTCATGGAATGTTATCTTCTACATCGTTTTCCTGTTGCTCTTCGCCTACGTGTTGCTCATGGATTTTCAGAAGGAACCTACCATCCTGGAGATCATCCTTTATGTGCTGGTCTTCATCCTGCTTTGTGATGAAGTGAGACAA TGGTATATGAATGGCAGTAAGTACCTCTCAGATCTGTGGAATGTTATGGATACCCTAGCAATCTTCTACTTCGTAGCAGGGATTGTGCTCAG GCTTCACTCATCTGATGAAAGCTGTTGGTATTCTGGGAGagtcattttctgtttggaCTACATAGTTTTTACTCTGAGACTGATCCATATTTTCACCGTTAGCAGGAATCTAGGACCCAAAATTATTATGCTGCAGAGGATG ATGATAGAtgtcttcttcttcctcttcctctttgctgTGTGGATGGTGGCCTTTGGTGTGGCCAGGCAAGGCATCCTGAGGAAGAATGAGCACCGCTGGGAGTGGATATTTCGATCAGTCATCTATGAGCCATACCTGGCTATGTTCGGCCAGTACCCTGATGATGTTGATG GTACCACCTACAACTTTGACCGCTGCACCTTTTCTGGGAATGAGTCCAAGCCCTTGTGCGTGGAACTGGATGCCAACAACCAACCCCGCTTCCCAGAGTGGATTACTATTCCCCTTGTGTGCATATACATGCTCTCAACTAACATCCTCCTTGTGAACCTACTCGTGGCCATGTTTGG TTACACTGTTGGATCAGTGCAAGAGAACAACGACCAGGTGTGGAAGTTCCAGCGTTACTTCTTGGTCCAGGAGTACTGCAGTCGCTTGACCATCCCCTTCCCTTTTGTCATCTTTGCCTACATATTCATGGTGATgaggaaatgttttaaatgctgCTGTAAGAATGAAAGTAAAGAGCCATCTATTTGTT